The following proteins are encoded in a genomic region of Lachnospiraceae bacterium KM106-2:
- a CDS encoding sensory box histidine kinase/response regulator, translating into MINWNEAITIFPVLYLDRAGNIVKANDLAKRVFFSDVEEKRYDKLLKNKELIEFIKKHRQGEKVHSKDLLHGEKAKSSYEWYYAEMMPETEDGREGDILFIKDVTESYHAQTFLESTMQVTKDIILFFNRHNYLTYCSALTAAYLGYESHEKAEGMPFMKLEEKGIRKEILLEIMNAVENNKEFSKQVKLEFYQGKPSLYQLEAYQILISDEKYGYLLYARDMAETESDVDHLKMSQHMVNEMMESISHELRTPLNAVLGSAEILSLDRNITKHGLMHLQNIKRSSAVITNIINGISCYQQLESGEVPVEYDFYEELDQLLLSVQNKMNHREIDFDMEVDPEIPKTIIGVKGYIQFILQQLFYYITENEEVHKVHFYIKRINLDIGAKIIYQMECDATEHGGLKSWYAYLLCKHLVDKMGARLRCWQNQSNNLCIQLSLDLKSSSNGQILEYAKLQEQKIQVLSQDNLFVKRIHRIAKRLGVKCVTSDDQDSESYTHVLIDEQEFQLREYKEHKILKGRKILFVKDLKLTNGYERYVDDILYAPVYEYKLANILLRERTVKQRQQIKSDLMFRTQNVRLLVVDDSEVNRMITTHMLSQFQIQCDEAESGYEAINLIRKNQYDMVLLDYLMPDFDGKQTLRYIRANITGGSELVVIMLSANMVSETKGMLLGIHANDVLSKPLELESLSDILIKWLPKDKIFFENQDEKQVVKQEDNILNLLKEIDELDVNQGVQNVLNHVEEYVIILKMSAKNIQEQLTKMQILYEQQQYEKMQLHYHSLKGIFINIGAKDLVRMSQEGETYAKEGETESILYSYESYVFRIKRFYSKLMMKLAMIKACNEDETENKKLIDQERMKELKTNLKDSLKRYEYKEILKNLNEMMPMVKKGEKDSWYKLKQFVYDFDYEEAARLLELIDRGEA; encoded by the coding sequence TTGATAAATTGGAATGAAGCAATAACCATATTTCCGGTTCTCTATTTAGATAGGGCAGGTAATATCGTTAAGGCCAACGATTTAGCTAAAAGAGTATTTTTTAGTGACGTTGAAGAAAAACGTTATGACAAATTACTAAAAAATAAGGAGTTGATCGAATTCATCAAGAAACATCGTCAGGGAGAAAAGGTACATTCTAAAGATCTACTTCATGGGGAAAAAGCAAAATCTTCTTATGAGTGGTATTATGCGGAAATGATGCCTGAAACTGAGGATGGAAGAGAAGGAGATATTCTGTTCATAAAAGATGTTACAGAATCTTATCATGCTCAGACATTTCTTGAGTCTACGATGCAAGTGACAAAAGATATCATTTTATTTTTTAATCGGCATAATTACCTTACATACTGTTCGGCTCTAACAGCAGCTTATTTAGGATATGAAAGTCACGAGAAGGCAGAAGGAATGCCCTTTATGAAGCTAGAGGAAAAAGGAATAAGGAAAGAGATCCTTCTTGAGATTATGAATGCAGTGGAAAATAATAAAGAATTCTCGAAACAGGTAAAGCTAGAGTTCTACCAGGGAAAGCCATCTTTGTATCAGCTTGAAGCATATCAGATCCTTATTTCGGATGAAAAGTATGGTTATCTATTATATGCAAGAGATATGGCAGAAACAGAGAGTGACGTTGACCATTTAAAGATGAGCCAGCATATGGTAAATGAGATGATGGAATCAATTTCTCATGAACTGAGGACACCATTGAATGCAGTATTAGGGTCGGCTGAGATCTTAAGCCTTGATCGTAATATTACAAAACATGGATTAATGCATTTACAGAATATTAAGCGTTCCAGTGCGGTTATTACTAATATTATCAATGGAATTTCCTGTTACCAACAGTTGGAGTCTGGAGAGGTGCCAGTAGAATATGATTTCTATGAAGAACTAGATCAGTTATTATTATCCGTTCAGAATAAAATGAATCATCGGGAGATTGATTTTGATATGGAAGTCGACCCGGAGATACCTAAGACGATCATAGGGGTAAAAGGATACATACAATTTATCTTACAACAGTTATTTTACTATATTACAGAGAATGAAGAAGTACATAAAGTTCATTTTTATATCAAACGGATCAACTTGGATATTGGTGCAAAGATAATCTATCAGATGGAATGTGATGCAACAGAGCATGGTGGATTAAAGTCGTGGTATGCATATCTATTGTGCAAACATCTAGTAGATAAAATGGGAGCAAGATTAAGATGCTGGCAGAATCAGAGTAATAATCTGTGCATTCAGCTCAGTTTGGATCTGAAGTCATCTAGTAATGGCCAGATCCTTGAGTATGCTAAGTTACAAGAACAGAAAATACAGGTATTATCTCAAGATAATCTTTTTGTAAAAAGGATTCATCGAATAGCGAAAAGACTAGGTGTTAAGTGTGTTACGAGTGATGATCAAGATTCGGAGAGCTATACACATGTGCTGATCGATGAACAGGAATTTCAACTGAGAGAATATAAGGAACATAAAATTCTTAAAGGACGGAAGATATTATTTGTCAAGGATCTCAAGCTTACCAATGGTTACGAGAGATACGTGGATGATATTTTATATGCACCCGTTTACGAATATAAACTGGCGAATATTTTGTTAAGGGAAAGAACGGTAAAGCAGAGACAGCAGATAAAATCAGATTTGATGTTTCGTACTCAGAATGTACGTCTTTTAGTCGTTGATGACAGTGAAGTGAACCGTATGATCACAACACATATGTTAAGTCAATTTCAGATACAGTGTGATGAGGCGGAAAGCGGATATGAAGCGATCAATCTGATACGAAAGAATCAATATGATATGGTTTTGTTAGATTATCTCATGCCTGATTTTGATGGAAAGCAGACACTCAGATATATCCGTGCGAATATTACCGGAGGCAGTGAATTAGTAGTAATTATGCTATCGGCTAATATGGTTTCTGAGACAAAAGGAATGTTACTTGGAATTCATGCTAATGATGTCCTTAGTAAGCCACTCGAATTAGAGTCTTTATCCGATATTTTGATCAAATGGTTACCAAAGGATAAGATATTTTTTGAAAATCAGGATGAGAAACAAGTGGTGAAGCAAGAAGATAACATCCTAAATTTGCTCAAAGAGATTGATGAACTTGATGTAAATCAAGGAGTACAAAATGTATTGAATCATGTGGAAGAGTACGTGATCATTTTGAAAATGAGTGCAAAGAATATTCAAGAACAATTAACTAAGATGCAGATCCTTTACGAACAGCAGCAATATGAAAAGATGCAACTTCATTATCATAGTCTGAAAGGAATCTTTATTAACATTGGTGCAAAGGATTTAGTAAGAATGAGCCAAGAGGGAGAGACCTATGCAAAAGAGGGAGAAACCGAATCGATTCTGTATTCCTATGAATCTTATGTATTTCGAATTAAACGATTTTACAGTAAGTTAATGATGAAGTTAGCAATGATCAAAGCTTGTAATGAGGATGAGACAGAAAATAAGAAATTGATCGATCAAGAGCGAATGAAAGAGTTAAAAACAAACCTGAAAGACTCTTTAAAACGATATGAGTATAAGGAAATATTGAAGAATCTAAATGAGATGATGCCAATGGTTAAAAAAGGGGAAAAAGATAGTTGGTATAAGCTAAAACAGTTCGTATATGATTTTGATTACGAAGAAGCAGCAAGATTGTTAGAACTCATAGACAGAGGAGAAGCCTAG